From the genome of Methanobrevibacter smithii ATCC 35061, one region includes:
- a CDS encoding restriction endonuclease subunit S, protein MASIGKNCIILEDGYFNQQINSITPSQSFDLDFIYYLIDYNSEKMKNYAGITATPILNKKSFENMKFEFPSFDEQKQISNMLSNIDNKIFAIEELINKTQKFKKGLLQQMFVVRINWRCNFKLAKSPSFNKHLLILKNKIIFIIIK, encoded by the coding sequence ATAGCCAGTATTGGAAAAAATTGTATTATTCTAGAAGATGGATATTTTAATCAACAAATTAATTCTATAACTCCATCACAAAGTTTTGATTTAGATTTTATTTATTATTTAATAGATTACAATTCTGAAAAAATGAAAAACTATGCTGGAATAACTGCTACTCCAATATTAAATAAAAAAAGCTTTGAAAACATGAAATTTGAATTTCCATCATTCGATGAACAAAAACAAATAAGCAACATGCTTTCTAACATAGATAATAAGATATTTGCTATAGAAGAATTGATTAATAAAACTCAAAAATTTAAAAAAGGACTTCTCCAACAAATGTTTGTTGTCAGGATTAACTGGCGATGTAATTTTAAGTTGGCAAAAAGCCCAAGTTTTAATAAACATTTATTAATATTAAAAAACAAAATTATTTTTATTATTATCAAATAA
- a CDS encoding cofactor-independent phosphoglycerate mutase, with translation MKYVIFIPDGSSDYPIDELDGMTPLMAADTPNIDKMAKEGFGGLTNNVPDAYTPGSDVANMSIFGFNPADYYTGRGPLEAGSMGIETTDKDVIFRCNTITQKDNHMDDFNAGHITSEEAEILMDSLNDYFNGKYDDFKGRFYSGVSYRHLFVYSCDSAEDAKLLADLKTMPPHDIAGENLDENTSGDRWDEKLPKFIKKIMWESGEVLENHEVNKKRVENGKKPANMVWLWGQGVTPTLPNFKDVYGLDAAVITGVDLLKGIGAFAGFDIIDVPGATGYFDTDYEAKGKYAIEALKNHDVVFVHIEAPDEAGHASDTAEKVRAIEQIDKHIVGPVLDSLKGQDFKAAILPDHPTPVSVGTHTRDDVPLIIYSSDKTGDECESFDEQSVLKGSLDKKEGYKLMSRLINDDF, from the coding sequence ATGAAATATGTAATTTTTATTCCTGACGGTTCAAGTGACTATCCAATCGACGAATTGGACGGCATGACTCCACTTATGGCAGCTGATACTCCAAATATTGATAAAATGGCAAAAGAGGGTTTTGGAGGTTTAACCAATAATGTTCCTGATGCATATACTCCAGGTTCTGATGTAGCCAATATGAGTATTTTCGGATTTAACCCTGCAGATTATTATACAGGCAGAGGACCTCTGGAAGCAGGAAGCATGGGTATTGAAACCACAGATAAGGACGTAATTTTCAGATGCAATACCATTACCCAGAAGGACAATCATATGGATGATTTTAATGCAGGCCATATTACTTCTGAAGAAGCTGAAATACTTATGGACAGCTTAAATGATTATTTCAATGGAAAATATGATGATTTTAAAGGCAGATTCTATTCAGGAGTCAGTTACAGACATCTGTTTGTATATTCCTGTGACAGTGCTGAAGATGCTAAGCTATTGGCTGATTTGAAGACTATGCCTCCTCATGATATTGCAGGTGAGAATCTGGATGAAAACACCTCCGGCGACAGATGGGATGAAAAATTACCCAAATTCATTAAGAAAATCATGTGGGAATCAGGGGAAGTTCTTGAAAATCATGAAGTCAATAAAAAAAGAGTGGAAAATGGTAAAAAACCGGCAAATATGGTATGGCTGTGGGGTCAGGGGGTAACACCAACTTTACCTAACTTTAAAGATGTTTACGGATTGGATGCAGCAGTAATTACTGGTGTTGATTTGTTAAAAGGAATAGGTGCTTTTGCAGGCTTTGACATTATTGATGTTCCAGGAGCTACAGGATACTTTGACACAGATTATGAAGCTAAGGGAAAATATGCAATTGAAGCTTTAAAAAACCATGATGTAGTGTTTGTACACATTGAAGCTCCTGATGAAGCAGGACATGCATCAGACACAGCTGAAAAAGTTAGAGCTATTGAACAAATTGACAAGCATATTGTAGGTCCGGTTTTAGACAGTTTAAAAGGTCAGGACTTTAAGGCAGCTATTTTGCCTGATCATCCAACTCCGGTTTCAGTTGGAACCCATACAAGAGATGATGTGCCTTTGATAATATATTCTTCTGATAAAACAGGCGATGAATGTGAATCCTTTGATGAACAGAGTGTTCTTAAAGGCAGTTTGGATAAAAAAGAAGGATATAAATTAATGTCAAGGCTAATTAATGATGATTTTTAG
- a CDS encoding amino acid-binding protein yields the protein MKMDLVLELMDVPGQLVSVLDPISGLGANLVTVIHKRDSKNEKGMIPVQLTLEGERDSLDRVIERFKELGVSIIAMDGVVKKEVVSTILIGHIVDNDIRDTMDKINSLDGVYVVGFDIKLDGESKSSALINIETDFGMKEFIFDKIGKIAAEKDLLMINEV from the coding sequence ATGAAAATGGATTTGGTTTTAGAACTTATGGATGTTCCTGGACAGCTTGTTTCTGTTTTGGATCCGATTAGTGGCCTTGGTGCAAACCTGGTTACTGTAATCCATAAAAGAGATTCTAAAAATGAAAAAGGAATGATTCCGGTTCAGCTTACTCTTGAAGGTGAACGTGATAGCCTTGATAGGGTTATTGAAAGGTTCAAAGAGTTGGGAGTTTCAATTATTGCAATGGATGGAGTCGTTAAAAAGGAAGTTGTGAGCACTATTTTAATTGGCCATATTGTTGATAATGACATTAGAGACACTATGGATAAAATTAATTCTTTAGACGGTGTTTATGTAGTTGGATTTGATATTAAATTAGACGGGGAATCCAAATCCTCTGCCTTAATTAATATTGAAACAGACTTTGGCATGAAAGAATTTATATTTGATAAGATTGGTAAAATAGCTGCAGAAAAAGATTTACTTATGATTAATGAAGTTTAG
- a CDS encoding DUF7411 family protein, giving the protein MCSIVGLQGNFKADDLIAMLKTSKNRGKDASGIFLDGKIQKGIDLNDFNDKNAYYLGLGHNLLAVHNLENRTSHTQPIAKNTLTLVFNGEIYNYSSLKNLLAKLTKNDNINSDSELLINLIDFYYKDDLLRAVTQVNNLLDGDYAYAVTDGINLAVSRDPLGVKPLFYTHNAFASSKQCLKGDIKTLKPGHILYNWEEIPPKTDIFQKRFETDNRKLEKLLKLAVLKRVEDLNEVGVIFSGGVDSSLIALLLREISLNKNLKVTLYAVGKKDSKDVVAAKCVAEYLGLPLKVHDITESIVKDSLKDVVQAIGENNLMKIGVGMTVYLASKMIVEDNIKVAISGQGADELFGGYNRYLNSYMENTLDDELRYDMANMYHVNLERDDACSMANGVELRLPFLDKNLVEFALNIPVRYKISGSDDKLRKNILRKTAFNLGLDKQIAYRPKKAAQYGTGIDKILRKKVLKDTDIEEYLK; this is encoded by the coding sequence ATGTGTTCAATAGTTGGTCTTCAAGGTAATTTCAAAGCTGATGATTTAATAGCTATGTTAAAAACATCAAAAAATAGGGGAAAAGATGCTTCAGGAATATTTTTAGATGGTAAAATACAAAAAGGTATTGATTTAAATGATTTCAATGATAAAAACGCTTATTATTTAGGTTTAGGCCATAATCTGCTGGCTGTCCATAATTTGGAAAACAGAACTTCCCATACTCAGCCGATAGCTAAAAACACTCTGACTCTGGTTTTCAATGGTGAGATTTATAATTATTCTTCCCTAAAGAATTTGCTGGCTAAACTGACAAAAAATGACAATATAAATTCTGATTCTGAGTTATTAATTAATCTGATTGATTTTTATTATAAGGATGACCTTTTAAGAGCAGTAACTCAGGTCAATAATCTTTTGGATGGGGATTATGCTTATGCTGTTACAGATGGCATTAACTTGGCTGTTTCAAGAGATCCTTTAGGTGTCAAACCTTTATTTTACACACATAATGCTTTTGCTTCTTCAAAACAGTGCTTGAAAGGAGATATCAAAACATTAAAGCCGGGACATATACTTTACAACTGGGAAGAGATACCTCCTAAAACGGATATTTTCCAGAAGAGGTTTGAAACCGACAACAGAAAACTTGAAAAGCTTCTTAAACTGGCTGTTTTAAAAAGGGTTGAGGATTTGAATGAAGTTGGAGTAATATTTTCAGGAGGTGTTGACAGCTCTTTGATAGCTTTGCTGCTTCGGGAAATATCTTTAAATAAAAATCTTAAAGTTACTTTGTATGCTGTCGGTAAAAAGGATTCCAAGGATGTGGTTGCAGCTAAGTGTGTAGCCGAGTATTTGGGTCTTCCTCTAAAGGTTCATGACATTACGGAAAGTATTGTAAAGGACAGTCTTAAAGATGTTGTTCAGGCAATTGGTGAAAACAATCTGATGAAGATTGGAGTGGGAATGACTGTTTATCTTGCTTCTAAAATGATAGTTGAAGATAATATTAAGGTAGCTATTTCCGGTCAGGGTGCTGATGAGCTGTTTGGGGGCTATAACAGATATCTGAATAGCTATATGGAAAATACTTTAGATGATGAATTAAGATATGATATGGCTAATATGTATCATGTTAATCTGGAACGTGATGATGCATGCTCAATGGCAAATGGCGTTGAGCTGCGTCTTCCTTTTTTAGATAAGAATCTTGTTGAATTTGCCCTCAATATTCCGGTCAGATATAAGATTTCAGGTTCTGATGATAAGCTGCGCAAAAATATTTTAAGAAAAACGGCTTTCAATTTGGGACTGGATAAGCAGATTGCTTACAGACCTAAAAAGGCAGCCCAGTACGGCACGGGTATTGACAAAATTTTAAGAAAAAAAGTTTTAAAGGATACTGATATTGAGGAGTATTTAAAATAG
- a CDS encoding homoserine dehydrogenase, with protein MKECKVIVMGFGAVGQGVARAISLKKDMIKERFNVELKIVAAADSSSSAICADGLDEELLVNTKNEFGKLSNYPEYGSTISGLDVLDAVEYDCLMEATPTNITDAEPALSLTLKAFKAGKDVVTSNKGHLALKFREVVSEAEKNNVEFKYEASVGGAMPIINFTKETLSSCGIKSIVGILNGTTNYILSRMASEGSSYDITLKESQELGIAETDPTQDVEGIDAACKTVILANSLLGIDATYSDVDVEGISNITSQAMDLARKEGYLIKLIAEVSKDKLQVSPRLVKKGSAYDLSGTLNMATVRTDLAGDVSVIGLGAGSLETASAMLTDLISILKVKY; from the coding sequence ATGAAAGAATGTAAAGTCATAGTAATGGGATTTGGTGCAGTTGGTCAGGGTGTGGCTAGGGCAATCTCATTAAAAAAAGACATGATTAAAGAAAGATTTAATGTAGAATTAAAAATAGTAGCTGCTGCAGATTCTTCATCTTCTGCAATCTGTGCTGACGGATTGGATGAAGAACTGCTTGTAAACACTAAAAATGAATTTGGAAAATTATCCAATTATCCTGAATACGGCAGTACCATTTCAGGTTTGGATGTGTTGGATGCTGTGGAATATGACTGTTTGATGGAAGCAACTCCAACTAATATAACTGATGCAGAACCTGCACTGTCTTTAACTTTAAAAGCATTTAAAGCTGGAAAAGATGTTGTAACATCAAATAAGGGACATTTAGCTTTAAAATTCAGAGAAGTTGTATCCGAAGCTGAGAAAAACAATGTTGAATTTAAATATGAAGCCAGTGTTGGTGGAGCAATGCCTATTATTAATTTCACAAAAGAAACACTTTCATCCTGTGGAATCAAATCAATTGTAGGAATATTGAACGGTACCACCAATTACATTTTATCAAGAATGGCATCCGAAGGTTCCTCCTATGATATAACCTTAAAAGAATCTCAAGAGTTGGGAATAGCTGAAACAGACCCAACTCAGGATGTTGAAGGTATTGATGCAGCTTGTAAAACTGTAATTTTAGCTAATTCACTTTTAGGAATTGATGCCACTTATAGTGATGTTGATGTTGAAGGTATTTCAAATATTACTTCACAGGCTATGGATTTAGCCAGAAAAGAAGGTTATTTAATTAAATTAATAGCTGAAGTTTCTAAAGACAAACTGCAGGTATCACCACGTTTAGTTAAAAAAGGCAGTGCATATGATTTAAGCGGAACTTTAAATATGGCTACTGTCCGCACTGACCTTGCAGGTGATGTTAGTGTTATTGGACTTGGAGCAGGATCTCTTGAAACTGCTTCTGCGATGTTGACTGATTTGATTAGTATTTTAAAAGTTAAATACTAA
- the cas4 gene encoding CRISPR-associated protein Cas4, whose translation MNFMISKINGTQINYYFICKTKLWLFSHNIQLEDEHENVKLGKFLHETSFKREKDFLIDNLINVDFIKITDSVEIHEVKKSQKMNLANEYQLLYYMFYLKHEKDIKNVVGFLNYPDSRKKKKITLTKEKERDLFEIIDNIKNIVDSSMPKPKKKRICSKCAYFEFCFS comes from the coding sequence ATGAATTTTATGATTTCTAAAATTAATGGAACTCAAATTAATTACTATTTCATATGTAAAACTAAACTATGGTTATTTTCTCATAATATCCAATTAGAAGATGAGCATGAGAATGTCAAGTTAGGTAAATTTTTACATGAAACTAGTTTTAAAAGAGAAAAAGATTTTCTTATTGATAACTTAATTAATGTAGATTTTATTAAAATAACTGATTCTGTTGAAATTCATGAAGTAAAAAAGTCACAAAAAATGAATTTAGCTAATGAATATCAACTTTTATATTATATGTTTTATTTAAAACATGAAAAAGATATAAAAAATGTTGTAGGTTTTTTAAATTATCCAGATAGTCGCAAAAAGAAGAAAATTACTTTAACAAAAGAAAAAGAGCGAGATTTATTTGAAATAATTGACAATATCAAAAATATTGTTGATAGTTCGATGCCAAAACCTAAAAAGAAAAGAATTTGCAGTAAATGTGCTTATTTTGAGTTTTGTTTTTCATAG
- a CDS encoding restriction endonuclease subunit S, giving the protein MRFSGFDDEWKTYKLKDLLHNKSSSISINQLDDNVGNYPLYGASGFLKCIDFYEMDSDYISIVKDGSGVGNISFHEKNTSVVNTSQYILPKENLNIHFIFYLLQTINLNKYKTGSTIPHIYFKDYSIEKVKIPKYDEQKKIGILLKNLDAKIEILDNKLQMCQNFKKYLMQQIFTQKLRFTDYIEEWKTIKLKDVGEINTGNTPSTKVNEYYSPKKYLWVTPSDISSKYIFDTAKRLSDEGAKKGRFVKKIVY; this is encoded by the coding sequence TTGCGATTTAGCGGATTTGATGATGAATGGAAAACATACAAACTAAAAGATTTATTGCATAATAAATCATCTAGCATATCTATTAATCAATTGGATGATAATGTTGGCAATTATCCTTTATATGGCGCTAGTGGATTTTTAAAATGCATAGATTTTTATGAAATGGATAGTGATTATATTTCTATTGTTAAAGATGGATCTGGTGTTGGAAATATCAGTTTTCATGAAAAAAACACATCTGTTGTTAATACATCACAATATATTTTGCCTAAGGAAAATCTAAATATTCATTTTATTTTCTATTTACTTCAAACAATTAATTTAAATAAATATAAAACAGGGTCAACAATCCCCCACATATATTTTAAAGATTATTCAATTGAAAAAGTCAAAATACCTAAATATGATGAACAGAAAAAAATAGGAATATTGCTTAAGAATCTAGATGCAAAAATAGAAATTTTAGATAATAAACTACAAATGTGCCAGAATTTCAAGAAGTATTTAATGCAGCAGATTTTCACACAGAAATTAAGATTTACAGATTACATAGAGGAGTGGAAAACTATAAAACTAAAAGATGTTGGCGAAATAAATACTGGAAACACTCCTTCAACTAAAGTTAATGAATATTATTCTCCTAAAAAATATTTATGGGTAACTCCATCAGATATATCCTCAAAATACATTTTTGACACAGCGAAAAGATTATCTGACGAAGGTGCTAAAAAAGGACGCTTTGTTAAAAAAATAGTGTATTAG
- the cas2 gene encoding CRISPR-associated endonuclease Cas2 encodes MYVIIVYDIKVERVNKVKSFLRQYLFWIQNSVFEGEASESEFKIIHDGLMKIIDTEVDSVIIYKLRMADVMNREVLGIEKAPIDEIL; translated from the coding sequence ATGTATGTAATTATAGTTTATGATATTAAGGTTGAGCGGGTCAATAAAGTAAAGTCATTTTTAAGGCAGTACCTCTTTTGGATTCAAAATTCTGTTTTTGAAGGAGAAGCTAGTGAAAGCGAGTTTAAGATAATTCATGATGGTTTAATGAAAATAATTGATACAGAGGTTGATTCAGTTATAATTTATAAATTAAGAATGGCTGATGTGATGAATCGTGAGGTTTTAGGTATTGAAAAAGCACCTATCGATGAAATTTTATAA
- the cas1b gene encoding type I-B CRISPR-associated endonuclease Cas1b, whose protein sequence is MSKKNYYILSEGILKRKENTIYFVNEKGKKPIPINKVYSIYAYGQITFSSQVMSLLSKNGVPIHFFNYYGFYSGSYYPRETLLSGDLLVKQADYYLNIQKRLELAKLFVEGAANNILKVLAYYKIENNIKETLSELNSTNKITEIMNIEGRIRSEYYSKFDEILPDDFKMEGRSRQPPKNMINSLISFGNSMMYSTVLTELYNTQLNPTISYLHEPSERRFSLSLDLSEIFKPIFVDRLIFYMVNKRMLSKKDFNEDLNCCLLNDKGRNKFIKEYNKRLEKTIKHKKLKKNVSYQRLIRLEAYKLKKHILGIEKYDPFVSWW, encoded by the coding sequence ATGTCAAAAAAGAATTATTATATCCTGTCTGAAGGGATTCTTAAAAGGAAAGAAAATACTATTTATTTTGTCAATGAAAAAGGTAAAAAACCAATCCCAATCAATAAAGTATATTCAATTTATGCATATGGTCAGATAACATTTTCTTCACAGGTAATGAGTCTTTTATCTAAAAATGGAGTTCCTATTCATTTTTTCAATTATTATGGTTTTTATAGCGGATCTTATTATCCTCGTGAAACATTATTGTCTGGTGATTTGTTAGTAAAACAGGCAGATTATTATTTAAATATTCAAAAAAGGTTGGAGTTAGCTAAATTATTTGTTGAAGGAGCAGCAAATAATATTTTAAAGGTTTTAGCATATTATAAAATTGAAAACAATATTAAAGAAACATTATCAGAGTTAAATTCAACAAATAAAATAACTGAAATAATGAATATTGAAGGTAGGATTCGCTCGGAATATTATTCTAAATTTGATGAAATTCTTCCCGATGATTTTAAAATGGAAGGCAGATCCAGACAACCTCCTAAAAATATGATAAATTCTTTAATTAGCTTTGGAAATTCAATGATGTATTCTACAGTTTTGACAGAATTGTATAATACACAATTAAATCCTACAATATCTTATCTTCATGAACCTTCTGAAAGAAGATTTTCACTATCTTTGGATCTTAGTGAAATTTTTAAGCCGATTTTTGTTGATAGGTTGATTTTTTATATGGTTAACAAAAGAATGTTGTCTAAAAAAGATTTTAATGAAGATTTAAACTGTTGTCTTTTAAATGATAAAGGACGAAATAAATTCATAAAAGAATACAATAAACGACTTGAAAAAACGATTAAACATAAAAAATTAAAGAAAAATGTTTCTTACCAAAGATTAATCCGATTAGAAGCATATAAACTTAAAAAACATATTTTAGGCATTGAAAAATATGATCCATTCGTAAGCTGGTGGTGA
- the gatC gene encoding Asp-tRNA(Asn) amidotransferase subunit GatC: protein MKIEKDAENILNKFSKTLENIPDLEETWYITDNLNLTREDKSHEKHPEKILRNAHIDKEGKLVVKRADWVN from the coding sequence ATGAAAATTGAAAAAGATGCAGAAAATATTTTAAACAAGTTTTCAAAAACTTTAGAGAATATTCCAGATCTTGAAGAAACTTGGTATATTACTGACAATTTAAATCTTACTCGTGAAGATAAATCTCATGAGAAACATCCTGAAAAAATTTTAAGGAATGCTCATATTGATAAAGAAGGCAAACTTGTTGTTAAAAGAGCAGATTGGGTTAATTAG
- a CDS encoding MATE family efflux transporter: MESLIKTPKHYLFSNKALFVLFLPLLIEQGLEFFVGFADSVMVASLGEAAISGVSLVDFLMQLLIFGFSALATGGAVIAGQYLGNNKPEKARGACNQLVWFSGILSALLMVVVLIAKSFLINTLFGQIEADVWNYANTYLLFMAFSIPFIAIYNAGAAIYRTSGNSILPMKIMVICDILNVVGNAFGIYYLGLGVEGVAVPTVISRLIAAAAIMHFTLNENFKLHIKRTLKHKFDWKVLKNVLNVGIPYGIENGLFQFGRVLVLSLVSTFGTVAIAANSVGYAIGIFSVLPGFAINLGMTAVISRCVGANDYEQARYYNKKIILIVVVCHIIVNAAIFALLPVILSLYNLSPATAALSGKMIIWHGTLGILIWPIAFTLPNLFRGAGDAKWAMVVSLTVMFTCRIGLSYILAINFNMGVFGTWVAMFIDWFVRGGLYIYRYFSNKWTLYRVAES, translated from the coding sequence ATGGAATCTTTAATTAAAACCCCAAAACATTATTTATTTTCCAATAAAGCATTATTCGTTCTGTTTTTACCTTTGCTTATTGAGCAGGGACTGGAATTTTTTGTAGGGTTTGCTGATTCTGTAATGGTTGCATCTTTAGGTGAAGCAGCAATTTCCGGTGTTTCATTAGTTGATTTTCTGATGCAGCTGCTGATTTTTGGATTTTCTGCACTGGCTACTGGAGGAGCGGTAATAGCTGGCCAGTACTTAGGAAACAATAAGCCGGAAAAAGCTAGAGGAGCATGCAATCAGCTTGTGTGGTTTTCAGGAATTTTATCAGCTCTTTTAATGGTGGTTGTTTTAATAGCCAAATCCTTTTTAATTAATACATTATTTGGCCAGATTGAAGCAGACGTATGGAATTATGCAAATACATATCTGCTGTTTATGGCTTTTTCAATACCATTTATAGCTATTTACAATGCAGGTGCTGCAATTTACAGAACCAGCGGAAATTCAATTCTGCCAATGAAGATAATGGTTATCTGCGATATTTTAAATGTTGTAGGTAATGCATTCGGTATTTATTATTTGGGTTTAGGTGTTGAAGGAGTAGCTGTCCCCACTGTAATTTCAAGACTGATTGCAGCAGCTGCTATAATGCATTTTACATTAAATGAAAACTTCAAACTCCATATTAAAAGAACTTTAAAACATAAATTTGATTGGAAAGTTCTTAAAAACGTGCTGAATGTAGGTATTCCATACGGTATTGAAAACGGACTGTTCCAGTTTGGACGTGTGCTGGTTTTAAGTTTGGTTTCAACTTTTGGAACAGTAGCTATTGCAGCTAATTCTGTAGGTTATGCAATTGGAATATTTTCAGTATTGCCTGGTTTTGCAATTAATCTGGGAATGACTGCAGTAATTTCAAGATGTGTTGGAGCAAATGATTATGAACAGGCAAGATATTACAATAAAAAGATTATTTTAATTGTTGTTGTATGTCACATTATTGTCAATGCAGCAATATTTGCCCTGTTGCCGGTTATTTTGAGCCTTTATAATTTGTCTCCTGCTACTGCAGCACTGTCTGGCAAGATGATTATCTGGCACGGTACACTTGGAATTTTAATTTGGCCAATAGCATTTACACTGCCTAACCTGTTTAGAGGTGCTGGTGATGCAAAATGGGCAATGGTGGTAAGCTTAACAGTAATGTTTACCTGCAGGATAGGCTTATCTTACATTTTAGCCATAAACTTTAATATGGGAGTATTTGGAACATGGGTAGCTATGTTCATTGACTGGTTTGTAAGAGGCGGATTATACATCTACAGATACTTCAGCAATAAATGGACATTATATAGGGTTGCAGAATCCTAA